Proteins encoded by one window of Bdellovibrionales bacterium:
- a CDS encoding glucan biosynthesis protein, translated as MYKIFFFVFAFTQTSMVFAASSMNLGKLRREAFARCQKPYVKVSPPTIPQLDPPTQGGPEAIGLVYLEELSIRTQSFLDQHDFYFIAKPRAALNTLPMDIFISADGGLTYNKKTWADAKPDYSSPAIQPPIDTSTLPPAGRVLTELIIGHKSPTGDFPQLFDFRSSGYIRFAGYPPAITGASLRVAAHRISGTHLPGNSAGEDFPEIRQIYASALSAKTARALLLVESELFCSAILMDLNEGSEASVTADGYWYTRENFDWEKSPHTALVAYSSMLWKTENHTPHDSTDEAHDSDTLKVYYKKASPQIYVLSPPSSGIAVTEFSRTDETPKRWILANDDRNPEHYAEFAPALGSTNYQYRASYEVDILESNIKTAVAM; from the coding sequence ATGTACAAAATCTTTTTTTTCGTCTTCGCCTTTACTCAAACATCGATGGTCTTTGCGGCCTCCTCGATGAATCTCGGAAAATTGCGAAGAGAAGCCTTTGCACGCTGTCAAAAGCCCTACGTGAAAGTATCTCCCCCCACGATTCCTCAACTGGATCCTCCCACTCAGGGAGGACCCGAAGCTATAGGACTGGTCTACTTGGAGGAGTTAAGCATTCGCACTCAAAGCTTTTTAGACCAACACGATTTTTATTTTATCGCAAAGCCGCGGGCAGCTCTCAATACACTGCCTATGGATATTTTTATCTCCGCTGACGGCGGCCTCACGTACAACAAAAAAACGTGGGCCGATGCCAAGCCGGATTATTCCTCCCCCGCCATTCAACCTCCCATCGATACATCAACACTTCCGCCCGCCGGCCGAGTTCTCACTGAACTCATCATTGGCCACAAGTCGCCGACCGGAGACTTTCCACAACTTTTCGACTTTCGTTCGAGTGGATACATTCGATTTGCAGGATATCCTCCGGCGATCACCGGAGCGTCTTTGCGAGTGGCGGCTCATCGAATCTCTGGTACACACCTTCCGGGAAACTCCGCCGGGGAAGATTTCCCGGAAATACGACAGATTTATGCTTCGGCTCTCAGCGCGAAAACAGCGCGCGCGCTCCTCTTGGTCGAAAGCGAACTTTTCTGTAGCGCGATTTTGATGGACCTTAACGAGGGTTCCGAGGCCAGTGTCACCGCCGACGGTTACTGGTACACGCGCGAAAATTTTGATTGGGAAAAATCACCTCATACAGCTCTAGTCGCCTATAGCAGTATGCTGTGGAAGACCGAAAATCACACGCCTCACGATTCCACCGACGAGGCCCATGATTCCGACACGCTTAAGGTTTATTATAAAAAAGCATCTCCACAGATATACGTACTATCTCCGCCATCTTCAGGAATTGCAGTGACCGAATTTTCTCGCACTGATGAGACACCAAAACGTTGGATTTTAGCCAACGACGATCGTAACCCGGAACACTACGCCGAGTTTGCTCCCGCGCTGGGATCGACAAATTACCAGTACCGTGCCAGTTACGAGGTGGATATTCTCGAAAGTAATATCAAAACGGCAGTGGCCATGTA